In one window of Heterodontus francisci isolate sHetFra1 chromosome 47, sHetFra1.hap1, whole genome shotgun sequence DNA:
- the neflb gene encoding neurofilament light chain b produces MSTASYESFFHTHRRRYGDIPATRTYGAVQHFRSNYGASLKPVYSTYSSPSFTVRKAHSTSSALMSPLDTFDLSQASVVSSEFKAVRTQEKAQLQDLNDRFANFIEKVHELEQQNKVLEAELSLLRQKHGGPSRLKGIYEQELRDLRLALDDAKHERQAAQNEREHLEQSLKSLQARYEEELLSREDAEGRLMEARKGSDEAALARAEVEKRIDSLMDEITFLKKIHEEEIAELQAQIQYAQVSVEVDMAKPDLSSALREIRCQYEKVAAKNMQSAEDWYKSRFAVMAENASKDSDATKQARDEVLEYRRQVKAKSLEIDGMRGINEALERQLQELDEKQGGEIGALQDAISQLENELRTTKNEMGRYLKEYQDLLNVKMALDIEIAAYRKLLEGEETRINYANVGSMISGYTHTQSAPIYSRSNYALQSSAYGLSSRPIVFSSYSSSQVEEEVLQQTRALAAQLEPPADKAEETEGEEEEGEDEEAEEKEDGEKEEDEEKEDGEKEEKEDGEKEEKEDGEEQEEEAQGEKEEEAEGEKEEEAEGESDKQEENNEKGDEADEQSAGQEKVKK; encoded by the exons ATGAGCACCGCAAGCTACGAGTCCTTCTTCCACACTCATAGGAGGCGCTATGGAGACATCCCGGCCACCCGGACATACGGAGCTGTCCAGCATTTCAGGAGCAACTATGGTGCGAGTCTGAAGCCGGTCTATAGCACCTACTCATCGCCCTCCTTCACGGTGAGGAAAGCCCACAGCACCTCGTCCGCCTTGATGTCCCCGCTGGACACCTTCGACCTGAGCCAAGCCAGTGTGGTGAGTAGCGAGTTCAAGGCGGTGAGGACCCAGGAGAAAGCCCAGCTCCAAGACCTCAATGACCGCTTCGCCAACTTCATCGAGAAGGTCCACGAGTTGGAGCAGCAGAACAAGGTGCTGGAGGCAGAGCTCTCCCTGCTCCGGCAGAAACACGGCGGCCCCTCCAGGCTCAAAGGCATCTAcgagcaggagctgagggacctgaggCTGGCTCTGGACGACGCCAAACACGAGAGGCAGGCGGCACAGAATGAGAGGGAGCACCTGGAGCAGAGCCTCAAGAGCCTGCAGGCCCGCTATGAGGAAGAGCTGCTGAGCCGGGAGGATGCCGAGGGCAGGCTGATGGAAGCCAGGAAGGGGTCGGATGAGGCTGCCTTAGCCCGGGCCGAGGTGGAGAAGAGAATCGATAGCCTGATGGATGAGATTACCTTCCTGAAAAAGATTCACGAGGAGGAAATCGCCGAGCTGCAGGCTCAGATCCAGTACGCCCAGGTGTCGGTGGAGGTGGACATGGCCAAACCAGACCTGTCCTCTGCACTGCGGGAGATCAGGTGCCAGTACGAGAAGGTGGCAGCCAAGAACATGCAGTCGGCGGAAGACTGGTACAAGAGCCGCTTCGCCGTCATGGCCGAGAACGCCTCCAAGGACAGCGACGCTACCAAGCAGGCCAGGGATGAGGTGCTCGAGTACCGGCGCCAGGTCAAAGCCAAGAGCCTGGAGATCGACGGGATGAGGGGAATCAATGAAGCCCTGGAGAGACAATTGCAGGAGCTGGACGAGAAACAAGGTGGCGAGATTGGTGCACTGCAG GATGCCATCAGTCAGCTGGAGAACGAGCTCCGAACGACCAAGAACGAAATGGGCCGCTACCTCAAGGAATACCAGGATCTTCTGAACGTGAAAATGGCCCTGGACATCGAGATAGCAGCTTACAG AAAACTGCTGGAAGGAGAGGAAACACGCATCAACTATGCCAATGTGGGCAGTATGATCAGTGGCTACACTCACACTCAGAGTGCTCCCATTTACAGCAGGTCTAACTATGCCCTGCAAAGCAGTGCCTATGGGCTgtccagcagacccattgttttcAGCTCCTACAGCAGCAGCCAGGTTGAAGAGGAGGTCCTTCAGCAAACCCGTGCATTGGCAGCACAGCTGGAACCTCCAGCAGACAAGGCCGAGGAGACAGAAG GTGAAGAGGAGGAAGGAGAAGATGAAGAGGCAGAAGAAAAGGAggatggagagaaggaggaagatgaAGAAAAGGAGGATGGAGAGAAGGAAGAAAAGGAAGATGGAGAGAAGGAAGAAAAGGAGGATGGcgaggaacaggaagaggaggcccaaggggagaaggaagaggaggcagaaggagagaaggaagaggaggcagaaGGAGAGAGTGACAAACAGGAAGAAAATAATGAGAAAGGAGATGAGGCTGATGAACAGAGTGCAGGGCAGGAGAAAGTCAAGAAGTAG